CGCACGCGGCTGCTGATGGGATATGCCGGGTGGGGCCCCGGCCAGCTCGACACCGAGCTTCGACAATCGGCGTGGCTCATCACCCAGGTCGAAGTGGATCTGATCTTCGACGTGCCACCCCCGGAAATGTGGGAGACGGCCATCCGCCGCCTCGGCGCCGAGCCTGGCAGCCTCCAGATGAGCCCCGGCGTTCACTGAGCCACAGAAGCGCCGGGACTATTTCCACCGGAAGATCTTCAGCGCGACGACGAAGCAGAGACCGCCCCATCCGGCCATCACCATCCACTCGTGGGCCAGCGAGGCTGCCGGGGCGCCGTCGAGCATCACGGCGCGCAGCGCGTCGTTCACCGCGGTCAACGGCAGGGCGTGGATGATCGGCTGCATCGGCTTCGGGAAATTGGCCGACGAGAAGAAGACGCCCGACAGGATCCACATCGGCAGCATCGCGAAGTTCATCCAGCCCGACACCGACTCGATGGTCCGCGGACGGCTCGCGATGAGCAGGCTCAGGCCGCCGAACGACAACGTGCCAACCACGGCCACTCCGGCCAACGTGAGCCATGAACCGTTGATCGGGACACCGAACATGAGCCAAGCGAACACGAGCAGTGCCCCGACCTCGAGTGCGAGAAACATCAGGCGCGCGAGGACCTGCGCGAGCAGGAAATGCGCACGTGACATCGGCGTGGCCGCGAGGCGCCTGAGCACCCGCCGCGTCCGCATCTGGACGATCGAAAAGCCGATGCCCCACATGCTCGTGCCCATGATGTTCATACCGAGCAGGCCGGGAATCAGCCAGTCGATGTACCGTGCGCCGATCACATTCAGCCGGTGCTCGCGCGCCGAGAACCGGTCGGTCCGACCGCTCGCCCGCTGCAGCGCGTTGTCGACGACGAGCCGTGCGAGCCGGCTCTCCGGGCGCGTCGGATCGAACTTGTAGGTGGGCGGCGTGCCAGGGATCACGATCACCTGTGCCTCGCCGTCGCGCAGCGCCAAATCGGTCCGGCTCTCGCGTACGATGCGCACCGTGATACCAGGCGTTCCGCGAAGGACTTCTGCGAGTCGCGCGGCCTGCTCTCCCTCGACCACGCCGGCGTACACCGGGTCATCCGCCTTGGTCCGAAACGCAATCCCGAGGGCGAACGCCAGCACGATCGGGAACACGAAGACCCAGAAGACGGCCTCGGGTTCGCGGGCGAACTCCCGGAGCCGGGCGGCCGTCAGTTCGACGAGCGGGTGGGACGTGCCGGAGGCGCTACTCATCGCGGAGATGCCGTCCTGTGAGGGCGACGAAGACGTCCTCGAGCGTCGCCTGGTGGGTCACGAACCGGGAGAGCTTCATCTGCGCGTGATCCAATTCCGCGAGCAGCGCGGCAATCACGAGATGGGCTTCGGCCACGTTCAGGCTCACGGTCCCGGCATCCTCACGAACGTCCTTCACGCCGGGGAGTTGCGCCAGTCGCGAGACGGGAGGCCGGGCTCCGTGGGCCAGGGAGAACTCGATCACGTGGTCCGCCCCCAGCGAATGCACCAGTTCGTGGGGTGTCCCAAGCGCGATCATCCGGCCGTGATCGACGATCGCCACGCGGTCGCACAACGCCTCGGCTTCGTCCATGTAGTGCGTGGTGAGGACGATCGTGCCGCCGCCGGCGCGAAACCTCTCGAGCAGCTCCCAGAGCTGCCTGCGCGACTGCGGGTCGAGGCCGGTCGTCGGCTCGTCGAGGAACAGCAGATCGGGCCGGTTGACGAGCGCACACGCCACCGCCAGCCGCTGCTTCTGGCCGCCCGACAGCTTCCCCACCCAGCTCGCGCGTTTCGGTTCGAGTTCCACCATCGCGAGGACCTCGTCGACCGACGGACCCTGATGGTAGAACGAGCGGAACAACCGGACCGTTTCCCCGACCGTCAGTTTCTCGTTCAGTTGCGTGTCCTGAAGCTGGATGCCGAGACGCTGGCGGAGCGCCTGATCGTCCGCGCCCCAGGTCAGACCCAGCACCCGAACGTCACCCGCGTCCCGATCCAGCAACCCCTCGAGGATCTCGACGGTCGTCGTCTTGCCCGCGCCGTTCGGTCCGAGCAGGCCGAAACACTCTCCGGCGTGCACCTCGAGATCGAGGCCGGCGACCGCCACGACATCGCCGTAGCGTTTCTGCAGGCCTCGGCAGACGACCGCCGGCTCCCTGGGCACAGGCATTTCGCTCACTTCCCGATTCTGACACAGCTCGCGCGCATACTCCCCACTATGGATTTCACGCATCGTCCACGCTAGACTGATGGCCGAATGCCCGACGCTCGACTGATTCTCATTGCGGCCCCCGAGCTGATACCGGCGCTCCGCGAACGGGTCGGCGACCAGGACGTCCAGACGTTTGCCGACTCGGAGCCGCTGCGCGCGCTCGAGGCGATCGTGAGCCTGCGGCCCGCGGTTGTGGCGCTGGAGCGACTGTTTGCCGCGTCGCCGCGCGGTGCAGCGCTCATCGCGCGCATCAAGGCCGACCCCGCGCTGGAAGCATCTGAGATCCGCGTCCTGTCGCACGACACCGACTATCAGCGCGTCTCGCCGCGCCGGAAGAAGGTCCGCGAAGCCGCCCCCGCGGTGAAGCCACAGCCGCCGGCCACGCTCGACCGCGGCACGCGGCGCGCACCGCGCTTCCGCATGCGGTCGGAGGCGCAGTTGACGATCGACGGTCAGGCCGCCCGATTGATCGATCTCTCCCTGTTTGGCGCGCAGGTGCTCTCCTCGGCCGTTCTCAAGCCGGGGCAATCGGTGGCGCTGAAGATGGGCCCCGAGGAGGCCCCGATCGGGGCTTCGGGGAAGATCGTGTGGGCCCGCCTCGAACTGTCACGGACGGGCCCGACGTACCGGGCAGGGATTGAATTCGAGGAACCCGATCAGGGCGCGGTCGGCACCTTCTCCGACATCTATCGGATCGCATAGCGGCGTCGCGCCGCCGGCCGCGTCATCGAGCGCGCGGGCCACGTGCTACATTTCGCACTGTGCGTCCTGGCCGAACCACTGCGCGGCCACCGAATCCTCGCGGAGAACCGTGTCGTCGCGATCCGAGCCGGTCGAGATGATCGCCACCGGCACCCCCGTCACCTCCTCGAGCCGCGCGACGTAGGCGCGGGCTTCGGCCGGAAGGTCGGCGTAGGATCTGGCGCCGCCGGTCGGGCGTGTCCAGCCGGGCAGCCGCTCGTAGACCGGCCGGCAATTCGCGAGCTGCCGCACGTCACTCGGGAACTCGGTGAGCCTCCGATCGCCACACTGGTACGACGTGCACACCTCGATCTCCTTCAGACCGTCGAGCACGTCGAGTTTCGTGAGCGCGATGGCGTCGAGACCGTTCACGCGCGCCGCGTAGCGGACGACGACCGCGTCGTACCAACCACAGCGGCGCGGCCGTCCCGTGGACGCGCCGTACTCCTGACCGGTCTCGCGCAACCGCTCGGCCATCGGTCCCGACAGTTCGGTCGGAAGCGGCCCGCCACCGACGCGCGTGATGTATGCCTTGGCGATCCCGAGCACCTGACCGACCGCCCGAGGTCCGATGCCGAGGCCGGTGCACACGCCGCCCGCGGTCGAGTTCGACGAGGTCACGTACGGATAGGTCCCGTGGTCGATGTCGAGCAGCGTTCCCTGCGCCCCTTCGAAGAGCACCTGTTGTCCCTTGGCCTGAGCCTGCCAGAGGAACACCGAGACATCCTTCACCCACGGGCGCATCCGCTCGCCGAACACGACGAGTCGTTCGAAGAGCGGCTTCCAATCGAGCGCGGCGTCGCCGACGAGCCGGTTGCGCGCCTGCACGTTCTCCCGCACCTGGTCGGCGAGCGACGACGGGTCGGCGAGGTCACCGACGCGGATGCCGCGGCGTCCGATCTTGTCCTCGTACGCCGGCCCGATGCCGCGCGAGGTCGTGCCGATCTTCTGGTCGCCGCGGCGGGCTTCGTGCAGCAGATCCAGGTCGCGATGGTACGGCAGGATGACGTGCGCCTTGTCGCTGATGACCAGCCGGTCGCCCACTTCGATGCCGCATCCGCGCAGCATCTCGATTTCCTGGAACAGCGCCTCGGGGTCCACGACCACGCCGTTACCGATCACGCACGACACGCCCGGATGGAGAATGCCGGAAGGAAGCAGGTGCAGGACGAACTTCGTTCCGTGCACCAGCACCGTGTGCCCCGCGTTGTGGCCACCCTGGTAACGGGCGACAATCGAGAAATGCGGGGTGAGCAGATCCACGATCTTGCCCTTGCCTTCGTCGCCCCACTGCGCACCAATCACGGCAACGTTCATAGTCTTCACGCCTTCCCGGCGGTTGGCCGCGTGCCACACGCCGCCATCTCTGTCACACTGTCAAATCGTAACACAGACGAATCGCGGGATCGGGCTGCCTGCGTCGATCTCCGTGCCGACGCCGGGCAATTCCGGTAGAATGATGCGTTCGCCGCTGGTGGTCCTCGACGGTCTTCGCGACTGGCCTCGTGGTTCTCTTCCATGATCGACTTGGACGGCACATCGCTCACGCTCGATCATCCGACCGCCATCGCAGACACGCACGACGCGATCGCGCGCGGTGATGCGGCGACAACGAGCGTCACCGCGAAACGGGCGGACAGCTGCGATCACGATTCGGTAATCGTAAAAGCGTTGACAACCGTGGGCCAGCTTCATAACGTCTAGGTTCACCGCGGGCTCTGGCCGCTGCATCCATCATGACGACGCTCACTCATCACGTTCGAGCCCCGCGTGGCACGACGCTCTCCTGCAAGGGCTGGCCGCAGGAAGCCGCGCTGCGCATGCTGATGAACAATCTCGATCCCGACGTCGCTGAACGTCCCGACGATCTCATCGTCTACGGCGGGTCGGGAAAGGCGGCGCGCAACTGGGCCTGCTACGAGGCGATCACGCGCGCACTGCGGGCCCTCGAGCACGACGAGACGCTGCTCGTCCAGTCGGGCAAGCCCGTTGGCATCTTCCGCACGCATCCCGGGGCTCCGCGCGTGCTCATCGCCAACTCGCTGCTCGTACCGGCGTGGGCCACGTGGGAGAATTTCCGTCAGCTCGAGCACAAGGGCCTGACGATGTACGGCCAGATGACGGCCGGAAGCTGGATCTACATCGGCACGCAGGGGATCCTGCAGGGCACCTTCGAGACGCTGGCGTCGGTGGCCACGAAGAAGTTCGGCGGCAGTCTCGACGGCCGCCTGTTCGTCTCTGCGGGCCTTGGCGGCATGGGCGGGGCCCAACCGCTCGCCGCCACCATGAACGGAGCCGCCGCCCTCGTCGTCGAGGTCGATCCGCACCGCATCGAACGGCGGCTCGCGACGCGGTACGTGGACGAGGTGTC
This Vicinamibacterales bacterium DNA region includes the following protein-coding sequences:
- a CDS encoding ABC transporter permease; amino-acid sequence: MSSASGTSHPLVELTAARLREFAREPEAVFWVFVFPIVLAFALGIAFRTKADDPVYAGVVEGEQAARLAEVLRGTPGITVRIVRESRTDLALRDGEAQVIVIPGTPPTYKFDPTRPESRLARLVVDNALQRASGRTDRFSAREHRLNVIGARYIDWLIPGLLGMNIMGTSMWGIGFSIVQMRTRRVLRRLAATPMSRAHFLLAQVLARLMFLALEVGALLVFAWLMFGVPINGSWLTLAGVAVVGTLSFGGLSLLIASRPRTIESVSGWMNFAMLPMWILSGVFFSSANFPKPMQPIIHALPLTAVNDALRAVMLDGAPAASLAHEWMVMAGWGGLCFVVALKIFRWK
- a CDS encoding ABC transporter ATP-binding protein — translated: MPVPREPAVVCRGLQKRYGDVVAVAGLDLEVHAGECFGLLGPNGAGKTTTVEILEGLLDRDAGDVRVLGLTWGADDQALRQRLGIQLQDTQLNEKLTVGETVRLFRSFYHQGPSVDEVLAMVELEPKRASWVGKLSGGQKQRLAVACALVNRPDLLFLDEPTTGLDPQSRRQLWELLERFRAGGGTIVLTTHYMDEAEALCDRVAIVDHGRMIALGTPHELVHSLGADHVIEFSLAHGARPPVSRLAQLPGVKDVREDAGTVSLNVAEAHLVIAALLAELDHAQMKLSRFVTHQATLEDVFVALTGRHLRDE
- a CDS encoding PilZ domain-containing protein yields the protein MPDARLILIAAPELIPALRERVGDQDVQTFADSEPLRALEAIVSLRPAVVALERLFAASPRGAALIARIKADPALEASEIRVLSHDTDYQRVSPRRKKVREAAPAVKPQPPATLDRGTRRAPRFRMRSEAQLTIDGQAARLIDLSLFGAQVLSSAVLKPGQSVALKMGPEEAPIGASGKIVWARLELSRTGPTYRAGIEFEEPDQGAVGTFSDIYRIA
- a CDS encoding adenylosuccinate synthase yields the protein MNVAVIGAQWGDEGKGKIVDLLTPHFSIVARYQGGHNAGHTVLVHGTKFVLHLLPSGILHPGVSCVIGNGVVVDPEALFQEIEMLRGCGIEVGDRLVISDKAHVILPYHRDLDLLHEARRGDQKIGTTSRGIGPAYEDKIGRRGIRVGDLADPSSLADQVRENVQARNRLVGDAALDWKPLFERLVVFGERMRPWVKDVSVFLWQAQAKGQQVLFEGAQGTLLDIDHGTYPYVTSSNSTAGGVCTGLGIGPRAVGQVLGIAKAYITRVGGGPLPTELSGPMAERLRETGQEYGASTGRPRRCGWYDAVVVRYAARVNGLDAIALTKLDVLDGLKEIEVCTSYQCGDRRLTEFPSDVRQLANCRPVYERLPGWTRPTGGARSYADLPAEARAYVARLEEVTGVPVAIISTGSDRDDTVLREDSVAAQWFGQDAQCEM